The Colletotrichum higginsianum IMI 349063 chromosome 2, whole genome shotgun sequence genome has a segment encoding these proteins:
- a CDS encoding Zinc finger protein yields MAQTFGAIPDKDLRDDLGDALTQSADEFKALLDTNHVWDFEKATSRDVYRDLQAIQFQRQEKRTMMNLSRIQMFFDGMDGLQDVLDELEPSRASSIMAYVWGPMRFLLKVTTVNDKAFDQILEVYQRLGHNIPPLEEYKQFFAGSLDARRCLLHLYRDVLEFHRLAYKLFSLRRTLWTRLHRATWRDLESTFAHLASSIALHADFIRTHGRRVHCDRLPLLRAVDSGFVAPSPSPPPPPPPADHEFRRGYQQYEVAYAASWRQFRQREEDRKSEQKTRILKWIAAPNKTETLHDSFVRKRGLCPDSGRWLYKRYDAVSNWMREDPPRDSTLWVHGPRGMGKTILASLVVTRLRELIREGRVVPAGAQVGYFYCQEGDQDMATYLGILRSLLHQFVSAAEVMTPDPTDDEDGDVESNTSRTKNNKNNKNNNNATILPLCADKITNSGGSSLSSPEAALPLLEAFFDINPRQYLVVDGLDECAAPAEVQQAVAFLAAQVTRCEDVSQGSLRVLFVSAASADVRRVMAKHGVPGEGGREVPLDVKNNAQDIRGYVRKRLEPAELTKANRRFNLTEADVQVIEDQVAVQSEGVFLYAELAMEYLVKQMTKRELLEKVKPGMLPDKLSTMYDTLLGTLKDNLTQLSPEHWAKAKLLLGWLVCAHRPLKWHEIQAILAFDPDHDAVDFDLRMIRTENVSDFLGSLVQVLPGDNIRLIHSTAKKHLVNTEHINDQSVQCDLAILCLRYLSLRCFAAPDYTEAERRDHILQGYFSFQDYAASQWYKHIDSVITSCRDVFLLPAAAAATAAAAPSSPSSIYTHHLLASTSHPATTIAQQLRRDHYVAAFTSALDRFASAYDQDLEPSASPPHPDLPLDSIAAYSGLPFYPSLHRLWKHILAHQRRPVEDRNKIGIPRLDAALALHRAAIESTVRPSTAAAVGADTIELYYGPNLYKCHRTLCAFFHRGFDARRDRDAHQARHDRPYRCPLDACDYAPFGFSSNKDKDRHVRNYHPELSEAPSAFLQMSRRVEPAKFRCNMCSKTFTRNINLKGHERSHFGERPLLDTFANVPSPGDRGPVHDTKAVFFDGGDGDPKLTTHLQHSSHIMKLRDKTAMTAYEAIDTAPSHRRGAASQFPTSFTSPPHQRKLLAEYRKIGTDRRGRKGRRPVNTPSGRTDWLVDWVDWPGVAPLFPGSAAINFGSNEAEW; encoded by the exons ATGGCTCAAACCTTCGGGGCCATCCCGGACAAGGACCTCCGAGACGATCTCGGAGACGCCCTCACACAGAGCGCCGACGAGTTCAAGGCGCTCCTCGACACCAACCACGTCTGGGATTTCGAAAAGGCCACCAGTCGCGATGTCTACCGGGACCTCCAGGCCATCCAGTTCCAGCGCCAGGAGAAGCGGACCATGATGAACCTCAGCCGGATCCAGATGTTCTTTGACGGCATGGACGGCCTGCAGGATGTCTTGGACGAGTTGGAGCCCAGCAGAGCTTCCAGCATCATGGCGTACGTCTGGGGCCCGATGAGGTTTCTGTTAAAG GTCACAACAGTCAACGACAAGGCGTTCGACCAGATCCTCGAGGTCTACCAACGCCTGGGACACAACATCCCGCCCCTTGAGGAATACAAGCAGTTCTTCGCCGGCTCGCTGGACGCCAGGAGATGCCTGCTGCACCTCTATCGTGACGTCCTCGAGTTTCACAGGCTGGCCTACAAGCTCTTTTCCCTCCGCCGCACGT TATGGACCAGGCTTCACAGGGCAACGTGGCGAGATCTCGAATCGACCTTTGCTCACCTCGCCTCGTCCATCGCGCTCCACGCCGACTTCATCCGAAcccacggccgccgcgtTCACTGCGACCGgctgcccctcctccgcgccgtcgactCAGGCTTCGTGGcgccgtccccgtccccgcctccgcctccgcccccggCCGACCACGAGTTCCGCCGCGGGTACCAGCAGTACGAGGTCGCCTACGCCGCGTCGTGGAGGCAGTTCCGCCAGCGCGAGGAGGACCGCAAGAGCGAGCAAAAGACGCGGATCCTGAAATGGATCGCGGCGCCCAACAAGACCGAGACGCTCCACGACAGCTTCGTCCGCAAGCGGGGCCTGTGCCCGGACAGCGGCCGGTGGCTGTACAAGCGGTACGACGCCGTGTCCAACTGGATGCGCGAGGACCCTCCCCGCGACTCGACGCTCTGGGTCCACGGGCCGCGGGGCATGGGCAAGACCATCCTGGCGTCGCTTGTCGTCACCCGCCTGCGCGAGCTCATCCGCGAGGGCAGGGTCGTCCCGGCCGGCGCCCAGGTGGGCTACTTCTACTGCCAGGAGGGCGACCAGGACATGGCGACGTACCTGGGCATCCTCCGGAGCCTCCTGCACCAgttcgtctcggccgccgaggtcatGACCCCTGACCCTacggatgacgaggacggcgacgtgGAGAGCAACACCTCACGCAccaaaaacaacaaaaacaacaaaaacaacaacaacgccacGATCCTCCCCCTCTGCGCCGACAAGATCACCAACAGCGGCGGCTCCTCCCTCAGCTcgcccgaggccgccctccCGCTCCTCGAGGCCTTCTTCGACATCAACCCGCGGCAGtacctcgtcgtcgacggcctcgacgagtgcgccgcgcccgccgagGTCCAGCAGGCCGTCGCCTTCCTCGCGGCCCAGGTGACGCGCTGCGAGGACGTCAGCCAGGGGTCGCTGCGCGTGCTCTTCGTCAGCGCCGCGTCCGCCGACGTGAGGCGCGTCATGGCCAAGCACGGCGTGCCTGGCGAGGGGGGCAGGGAGGTGCCGCTTGACGTCAAGAACAACGCGCAGGACATCCGTGGTTACGTCCGCAAGAGGCTCGAGCCGGCCGAGCTGACCAAGGCGAACCGGCGCTTCAACCTGACGGAGGCCGACGTCCAGGTCATCGAGGACCAGGTCGCGGTACAGAGTGAAG GTGTCTTTCTgtacgccgagctcgccatGGAGTATCTCGTCAAGCAGATGACCAAGAGAGAGCTGCTCGAGAAGGTCAAGCCGGGGATGCTGCCAGATAAGTTATCCACGAT GTACGACACCCTCCTCGGCACCCTCAAAGACAACCTCACGCAGCTGTCCCCCGAGCACtgggccaaggccaagctgCTCCTCGGCTGGCTCGTCTGCGCCCACCGTCCGCTCAAGTGGCACGAGATCCAGgccatcctcgccttcgacccggaccacgacgccgtcgacttcGACCTGCGCATGATCCGCACCGAGAACGTGTCCGACTTCCTCGGCTCGCTCGTCCAGGTCCTGCCGGGGGATAACATCCGGCTGATCCATTCCACGGCGAAGAA ACACCTCGTCAACACCGAGCACATCAACGACCAGTCCGTTCAGTGcgacctcgccatcctctGCCTCCGGTATCTCTCCCTCCGCTGCTTCGCCGCCCCGGACtacaccgaggccgagcgccGCGATCACATCCTCCAGGGCTACTTCTCCTTCCAGGACTACGCCGCCTCGCAGTGGTACAAACACATCGACAGCGTCATCACGTCGTGCCGggacgtcttcctcctccccgccgccgccgccgccaccgccgctgccgccccgTCGTCCCCCTCGAGCATCTACAcccaccacctcctcgcATCAACATCACATCcggccaccaccatcgcccAGCAGCTCCGGCGAGACCACtacgtcgccgccttcacctCGGCCCTCGACCGCTTCGCCTCCGCCTACGACCAAGACCTCGAACcgtccgcctcgccgcctcaCCCGGACCTCCCGCTCGACAGCATCGCGGCCTACTCCGGCCTCCCCTTCTACCCGTCCCTCCACCGCCTCTGGAAGCACATCCTGGCCCACCAGCGCCGCCCCGTCGAGGACCGCAACAAGATCGGCATCCcccgcctcgacgccgccctcgccctccaccgcgccgccatcgaATCCACCGTCCGgccctccaccgccgccgccgtcggcgccgacacCATCGAGCTCTACTACGGCCCCAACCTCTACAAGTGCCACCGCACCCTCTGCGCCTTCTTCCACCGCGGCTTcgacgcccgccgcgacCGCGACGCCCATCAGGCCCGGCACGACCGGCCGTACCGGTGCCCGCTCGACGCCTGCGACTACGCCCCCTTCGGCTTCTCCTCcaacaaggacaaggaccgCCACGTCCGCAACTACCATCCGGAGCTGAGCGAAGCGCCCTCGGCCTTCCTGCAGATGAGCCGCCGCGTCGAGCCCGCCAAGTTCCGCTGCAACATGTGCTCCAAGACCTTCACGCGCAACATCAACCTCAAGGGCCACGAGCGGAGCCACTTTGGCGAGAGGCC ACTTTTGGACACATTCGCCAATGTCCCGAGTCCCGGAGACCGTGGACCTGTCCATGACACCAAGGCGGTCTTCTTTGacggcggtgatggtgatcCGAAGCTCACAACCCATCTCCAGCATAGTAGCCACATCATGAAACTTAGGGACA AAACTGCCATGACTGCATACGAAGCGATCGATac GGCACCGAGCCATCGTCGTGGTGCCGCGAGCCAGTTTCCCACCTCGTTTacctcccctccccatcaAAGGAAACTTTTGGCCGAATACCGCAAGATCGGCACCgatcgacgaggccgaaaggggcggcggccggtgAACACGCCCTCGGGCAGGACTGACTGGCTGGTGGACTGGGTGGACTGGCCGGGCGTAGCCCCCCTTTTTCCCGGTAGCGCGGCCATCAACTTCGGTTCAAACGAGGCCGAGTGGTAG
- a CDS encoding putative N-acetyltransferase, GNAT family: MSSQPPSSPLRALQASTVFVNTALAGLNLGLSVLVVPRLLESPTPLMLRQWSGMFRRASRLLPLPTVLCALSYWYVAYATAAAARGRVPAAGGDRSRLLAVAGALCFSVLPWTKVFLVEINRKLFAKVKETEGMGLVAVGLTQEEEEGAKYLVDQWGLYNLGRSVATGLGGAVGLYATVF, from the coding sequence ATGTCCTCCCAGCCGCCATCCTCCCCGCTCCGCGCCCTCCAGGCGTCAACCGTCTTCGTCAACACGGCGCTCGCCGGCCTGAACCTGGGCCTCTCCGTCCTGGTCGTGCCCCGCCTGCTCgagtcgccgacgccgttgatGCTGCGCCAGTGGTCCGGCATGTTCCGGCGGGCGagccgcctcctcccgctgCCGACGGTCCTGTGCGCGCTGAGCTACTGGTACGTCGCCtacgccaccgccgccgccgcccgcgggcgggtcccggcggcggggggcgACAGGTCGAGGctgctggccgtcgccggcgcgctGTGCTTCTCCGTCCTGCCGTGGACCAAGGTCTTTCTGGTCGAGATCAACAGGAAGCTGTtcgccaaggtcaaggagacgGAGGGCATGGGCCTCGTGGCCGTCGGGCTGacgcaggaggaggaggagggggccaAGTATCTGGTCGACCAGTGGGGTCTGTATAACCTCGGGAGGAGCGTTGCCACGGGTCTCGGCGGTGCCGTTGGGCTGTACGCGACCGTCTTTTGA
- a CDS encoding DNA binding regulatory protein translates to MAMNDTAAKVEKNTSMTTPSSTPAAAAPNNSAAPATEDSAASTITVNTKTPATFPPPKTDKPRPHVCATCQRSFARLEHLKRHERSHTKEKPFECPECTRCFARRDLLLRHQQKLHQTTTPSSRPRNRRESASSAAPGARARKNSVAGPNAAAAAAANAAAASMRPRANTISHVDGNAMQMIAAANAQVAARGMPPGTHNRHPSLAGLPVHNMDFGGMSAAMGHRGMSHGLPKLETHSINHMDFSGLRTAPPMAVFNPDFDYGDLLFGPGSTINPNALHYNDSPQSMAMDQQPSPFPHGLTSDLSTAQLDDSFDWLTGFEHQMSFQGAENAVDGSSPSAISTTSQSGISDVMVDGSNHPAPAGTSSMWQPAVMGPPQVPNPFAMDLNGSVFPDLLNGAPVSPQPAAQKMNDAYFSTPPPSLSSLSPSMVSGLSNNTQNLNHAALNFSHHAGPETPSSLTGGNHGVSPVSTITEPTRGAIVGALSQCSPFGGRRYSFATPSSPLSPGFQNTANSVPDHVKNLPSTQDLQRYVGAYLRYFHPHLPFLHIPTLTFEMPPSAANRSSPVGGSGCLILSMSAIGALYEMDHVQSRDLFEMAKKMIQLYLEERRKADVRKADLRRAPPAAPESSTSHHHPHQQQHPQESSVHTPVWLVQAMLLNVVYGHNCGDKTASDIASTHCAALVSLAQAADLLRPVRVEPSDAHDTHMHDDANWSGLKSDSEEEQVDWLRWRAMEERKRTLYAVFILSSLLVAAYNHTPALTNSEILLDLPCDEDFFAAESSTAFAAMGGIRAANHNRMTFHEALGDLLRSNEKQQKQQLAFNNGQQPFGQAGSGGMNDGDLKPSTLGCLILINALHNYIWETRQRHHNKVWTNEETEKMHRHIEPALKAWQAAWASNPHHSLERPNPFGLGPLSADAIPLLDLAYVRLFVNLARSKEKFWQRDWDAMAEELSRGSEIVQHAEHSPASNTESTGTENSDNSVSSSVFAESPATQSSSPEFSSAKFPSQTTQTAPNRSTSRREKHLRKAAFYAADSLAMSDKLGVTFADFSSRELPLQAAMCAFDCAQVLAEWVATLQDRVGRYLGILGQDDVDLSQVPAIMLLEEEDVKLLGKVREVLASAEMKMNFELVQGNVVDVDTRMHMDDHAGYAAKILRVTAYMLDKAAVWPVTHLKARCLEAHATHVRARAEKSVMTSE, encoded by the exons ATGGCTATGAATGACACCGCGGCCAAGGTCGAAAAGAACACAAGCATGACCACTCCCTCCTCCACAccggctgccgccgcccccaacAACTCCGCGGCACCGGCCACCGAAGACAGTG CTGCTTCTACCATTACTGTCAACACGAAGACACCGGCCactttccctccccccaagaCCGACAAGCCCCGCCCCCATGTGTGCGCGACCTGCCAGCGCTCCTTCGCCCGATTGGAGCATCTGAAACGCCACGAGCGCTCCCACACCAAGGAGAAGCCCTTCGAATGCCCCGAGTGCACGAGATGTTTCGCCCGACGCGACTTGTTGCTGAGGCACCAACAGAAGTTGCACCAGACCACCACCCCGTCGTCCCGCCCCCGCAACCGCCGTGAGAGCGCAAGCAGTGCCGCGCCTGGAGCCCGCGCCCGCAAAAACAGCGTTGCCGGtcccaacgccgccgccgccgccgccgcaaatgctgccgccgcctcgatgCGTCCGAGGGCAAACACCATCAGCCACGTCGACGGGAACGCGATGCAGATGATCGCTGCTGCCAACGCCCAGGTGGCGGCCCGTGGCATGCCACCTGGCACACACAACCGTCACCCCAGTTTGGCCGGCTTGCCCGTGCACAACATGGACTTCGGCGGCATGTCGGCCGCCATGGGCCACCGCGGCATGTCTCACGGTCTGCCCAAGCTCGAGACGCATAGCATCAACCACATGGACTTTAGCGGCCTACGGACCGCTCCGCCCATGGCCGTCTTCAACCCGGACTTCGACTACGGGGACCTGCTGTTCGGCCCGGGGTCCACCATCAACCCCAATGCTCTCCACTATAACGACTCGCCGCAGTCCATGGCCATGGACCAGCAGCCCTCACCCTTCCCCCACGGCCTCACGTCCGACCTCTCGACGGCCCAGCTGGACGACAGCTTCGACTGGCTGACGGGTTTCGAGCACCAGATGTCCTTTCAGGGCGCCGAgaacgccgtcgacggctcGAGTCCCTCGGCCATCAGCACGACCAGCCAGAGCGGCATCAGCGATGTCATGGTCGACGGCTCCAATCACCCTGCCCCGGCAGGGACCAGTTCAATGTGGCAACCGGCCGTCATGGGTCCTCCCCAGGTCCCCAACCCGTTTGCCATGGATCTAAATGGTTCGGTCTTCCCAGATCTCTTAAACGGAGCCCCCGTCTCACCACAACCTGCTGCGCAGAAAATGAACGATGCCTATttctcgacgccgcctccctctcttAGCTCCCTCAGTCCGTCGATGGTCTCCGGACTCTCCAACAACACGCAAAACCTCAACCACGCCGCCCTTAACTTCAGCCACCACGCCGGCCCCGAGACGCCCTCGTCCCTGACGGGCGGCAACCACGGCGTCTCGCCCGTCTCCACCATCACCGAACCCACCCGCGGCGCCATTGTCGGCGCCCTGTCGCAGTGCTCTCCATTTGGAGGACGGAGATACTCGTTTGCGACCCCGAGCTCGCCGTTGTCGCCGGGCTTTCAGAACACGGCCAACAGTGTTCCAGACCATGTAAAGAATTTACCTAGCACTCAAGACTTGCAACGATATGTTGGCGCTTACCTTCGTTACTTCCACCCTCATCTGCCGTTCTTGCACATTCCCACTTTGACCTTTGAgatgccgccctcggctGCCAACCGCTCCAGCCCCGTCGGTGGGAGCGGCTGTCTCATCCTTTCCATGTCTGCCATTGGCGCCCTGTACGAAATGGACCACGTCCAGTCCCGGGACCTGTTTGAGATGGCCAAGAAAATGATTCAACTGTATCTTGAGGAACGGCGGAAAGCCGACGTGAGAAAGGCCGACTTACGAAGAGCCCCCCCAGCAGCACCCGAGTCGTCGACgtctcatcatcatcctcaccagcagcagcatcccCAGGAATCCTCTGTCCACACTCCCGTTTGGCTCGTGCAGGCCATGCTGCTAAATGTCGTCTATGGCCACAACTGCGGCGACAAGACGGCGAGCGACATAGCGTCGACCCACTGTGCTGCCCTCGTCAGcctggcccaggccgccgatCTCCTCCGCCCCGTTCGCGTGGAGCCCAGCGACGCTCATGATACTCACATGCATGACGATGCCAACTGGAGCGGCCTTAAGTCGGACTCTGAGGAGGAGCAGGTAGACTGGCTGCGTTGGAGGGCGATGGAGGAACGCAAACGCACCCTCTACGCCGTCTTCATTCTCTCAAGCCTCCTGGTTGCCGCCTACAACCACACGCCCGCCCTGACAAACTCTGAAATTCTGCTTGACCTGCCCTGCGACGAGgacttcttcgccgccgagagcagCACGGCCTTTGCCGCCATGGGCGGTATCCGCGCCGCCAACCATAACCGGATGACGTTCCACGAGGCGCTGGGCGACCTGCTCAGGTCCAAcgagaagcagcagaagcagcagcttGCCTTCAACAACGGGCAACAGCCCTTCGGTCaggccggcagcggcggcatgAACGACGGCGACCTCAAGCCGTCCACGTTGGGTTGCCTGATACTCATCAACGCGCTGCACAATTACATCTGGGAAACGCGCCAACGACACCACAACAAGGTCTGGACCAACGAGGAGACTGAGAAGATGCATCGCCACATCGAACCGGCCCTAAAGGCCTGGCAGGCCGCGTGGGCAAGCAACCCGCACCATAGTCTGGAGCGGCCGAACCCTTTCGGCCTCGGGCCACTGTCGGCCGACGCCATCCCGCTGCTCGATCTGGCCTACGTGCGACTCTTTGTGAACCTCGCGCGCTCCAAAGAGAAGTTCTGGCAACGCGACTGggacgccatggccgaggagctcTCTCGCGGCAGCGAAATTGTGCAACACGCGGAGCACTCGCCCGCCTCCAACACGGAATCGACCGGCACAGAGAATTCCGACAACTCCGTCTCCAGCTCGGTGTTTGCCGAGTCCCCGGCAACGCAGTCTTCGTCTCCAGAGTTCTCTTCTGCCAAGTTCCCTTCCCAGACCACCCAGACGGCGCCGAACCGATCCACCTCTCGCAGGGAGAAGCACCTCCGCAAAGCCGCCTTCTACGCCGCCGACTCGCTCGCCATGTCGGACAAGCTGGGCGTGACCTTTGCCGACTTTTCCAGCCGGGAACTGCCTCTCCAGGCGGCCATGTGCGCCTTTGACTGTGCCCAGGTTCTGGCTGAGTGGGTTGCAACGCTGCAGGATCGAGTCGGCCGGTACCTCGGCATTCTCGGCCAAGATGACGTGGACCTCTCGCAGGTCCCGGCCATCATGTTAttggaagaggaagatgtcAAGCTGCTCGGAAAGGTCCGGGAGGTGCTGGCTTCGgccgagatgaagatgaaCTTTGAGCTTGTTCAGGGCAAcgttgttgatgtcgatACTAGGATGCACATGGATGATCATGCGGGTTATGCGGCCAAAATCCTCCGCGTCACCGCTTACATGCTTGACAAGGCCGCCGTGTGGCCAG TCACTCACCTGAAGGCCCGATGCCTCGAAGCACATGCTACCCACGTGCGCGCCAGAGCCGAGAAGTCGGTGATGACTAGCGAATAA